A window of the Vicingus serpentipes genome harbors these coding sequences:
- a CDS encoding DUF3098 domain-containing protein, giving the protein MSDESNKDFAFGKENYILVAAGTVLAILGYILMSGGGSDDPAVFSEELFSFRRMYISPIMIIVGLAIVGWGIMKKVKD; this is encoded by the coding sequence ATGAGCGACGAATCAAATAAAGATTTTGCTTTTGGCAAAGAAAACTACATACTAGTTGCAGCTGGAACAGTTTTAGCAATTTTAGGCTACATCTTAATGTCTGGTGGTGGTTCTGACGACCCTGCAGTATTTAGCGAAGAGCTTTTTAGTTTTAGAAGAATGTATATTTCTCCAATTATGATTATTGTCGGTTTAGCAATAGTTGGTTGGGGAATCATGAAAAAAGTTAAAGACTAA
- a CDS encoding undecaprenyl-diphosphate phosphatase, translating into MSIFEAIILGIIQGLTEFLPVSSSGHLELAKVILGDNSLPEESMLMTVVLHGATALSTIVVFRKDIVEIVKGLFQFKNNEEFKFSSNIVLSMIPAAIVGVLFNDEIEAFFGGKVLLVGSMLILTAILLIFADKAKNTDKKVGAIQAIIIGISQAIAILPGISRSGATISTTVLLGIDREKAARFSFLMVVPLILGKMAKDILDGAFETIGGSMVNYGVGFIAAFVTGILACTWMIKLVKKSKLKYFAFYCFIVGAIAIVYSLV; encoded by the coding sequence ATGTCGATTTTTGAAGCTATTATTTTAGGAATAATACAAGGCCTAACTGAATTTTTACCTGTAAGTAGTAGTGGCCATTTAGAATTAGCCAAAGTAATTTTAGGCGATAATTCCCTTCCAGAAGAAAGCATGCTAATGACCGTTGTTTTGCATGGAGCAACTGCATTAAGCACTATCGTTGTTTTTAGAAAAGATATTGTTGAGATAGTGAAAGGACTTTTTCAATTTAAAAACAATGAAGAGTTTAAGTTTTCTTCAAACATTGTTCTTTCTATGATTCCTGCAGCTATTGTGGGAGTTTTATTTAATGACGAAATTGAAGCCTTTTTTGGAGGTAAAGTTTTATTAGTTGGCTCTATGCTTATTCTTACTGCTATCCTTTTAATATTTGCCGATAAAGCAAAAAATACAGACAAAAAAGTAGGTGCTATTCAAGCAATTATTATTGGTATTTCTCAAGCAATTGCTATTCTTCCCGGAATATCACGCTCAGGGGCAACTATTTCAACCACCGTTTTATTAGGGATTGACAGAGAAAAAGCAGCACGCTTTTCTTTTTTAATGGTTGTTCCTCTTATTTTAGGTAAAATGGCAAAAGACATTTTAGATGGAGCTTTTGAAACGATTGGTGGATCAATGGTAAATTATGGTGTAGGATTTATTGCCGCATTCGTAACCGGAATTCTAGCCTGCACTTGGATGATTAAATTGGTTAAGAAAAGTAAGCTAAAATACTTTGCTTTTTATTGCTTTATTGTAGGTGCTATAGCTATTGTTTATTCTCTTGTTTAA